CAGCGGTCAGCACTGCCCGCGCATAGTGAGGGTTAATGtgctggcatctgtgttttcaccgatgccggcgcatacagcaggggttcgGCTAGCAAGAACAGCCAGTCCGCTGCAgctgattgggcgggcgcagctcctgcacccgcccgatcagcacaCCATAGTactacggcgctggtcgggaagtcacttcccacagcgccgtactattacggcactGGTCGGGAAAGGGGTTAAACCTCATGGTGGCTGTGGAACATTaccagtcccaaaagtctctcattgtccattaaccctttccacagtgctgtgcaaatgAACAGGGTATATATCACATCAAACATATGAAATGAAGTTACAAATTATGTCagtcataagttaaccctttaaaatgaaataaagtaagacgTTTATAACTTTTCATAGaagaaataggcaaatgtccacaaatgttcaGACTTTAGAGTACCCCTGTTCCAGGGCACTATACCCATAACaggccggtccctaaggggttaaacgtaCATCACTAGAGAAACAACCAGTGTCATTTATGCTGTAGATATTTCTATATGAAGgacagtcctgttttttttttactgtggccAAAAGCTTGCCAGGTCATCCAACATCCCAAAACCCCTCCAATTTGGAAGTAAAGGTGCATTTAGATGCACCAATAATCATCTAGATTATCGGGAACAGCCGTTCCTGCGAATGGTCTTTCCCGATCATCTGGCCTAAATGTGCCACCgatcatagtttctgggcagcagatcgtccggtctaaacagcaatctgcttctcagaagccatgattctgtatgagggcgTGGGATCCCTATAGTGATCCCCATCCTCGTACAGTGAAGGCGATCGTTGCATGGAAATGCGCAGTCTCCTTTATTAaacaagcagccgactgtcgggaaggaatgcttcctttccGAGAATCGGCCACTCAGTCGGTCCATTTAAATCCATCTTtagtcctctttcacacaaacgataGGGATTGgcaccggatgcgttcagggtgcgctcAGTGAAACTCGTACAATTTTGCaaccaagttcagtcagttttgtctgcatttgCGTTCAGTTTtctccacgcaggtgcaatgcgttttgatgcgtttttcacgcgcgtgaaaaaaaaacctgaaggcttataaacaacatctcttagcaaccatcagtgaaacacgcattgcatccgcacttgcttgcggatgcaatgcgtttttcactgaagccccattcacctctatggggccagggctgcgtgaaaaacgcagaatatagaacacgctgagtttttcatgcaacgcagaactgatgcgtgaaaaaaaaaaaaaggttcatgtacacagacccattgaaacgaatgggtcaggattcagtgcgggtgctatgcgttcatgtcgcACATTGCACCCATGTGGAAaactcgctagtgtgaaaggggccctagTCAATTGATTTCAAGGGTTGTAcctatgagtatatgtaaaatttaCAATGAGTGAGTCTTTGTTACCACAGGAGGGTCCATTGTTAGTTTTACCGCTTCTGTCCGCCATGTTCTTATTTTCATCTCCCATGTTGGCTGGAGGTACAGAGTATATGGAAGGAGAGAGTCGTATTGAAGTTCCTTACACTCTCACTGGATAGGAACCATCTGAGCTGCCTCCCATGGGTCCCCCAGGGGCCTCATGACTCCATAGCACATAGACCCTTGGGTGCAGCCAGCTAGGATTTCTGGCACTAAGTGATATGTACTGGCTATAATCTACAAAATGCAGCAATAAAACcttaaatccccttccctccaccCCTCTTCGCCTGCAATCACCACCTTTACGTTTCCCAGTGAATGTCATTTTTCTTCTGTGCTAAAAGCTTTCTAATGGCTGCATACAGCCGCGCAGCCACTACAGCTCCGTGCAGAGTATTGCTTTTGGGGCTGAACGGCTGTAAAAGGGTCTTTTGTACAATTCACTACCAGACAATAACACTGCGGACAAAAGATTTAGTTACTGCCGCCTATCCTCGTGGAGAATGAATGGGATCCCAGCACGCAGTGACACGCGTCGCCATAATGAGATTTTTCTGCGTTTCGGTGTTCTACAttatgacaagcacaaggcttcaACAATTGCTAAAGCTCCCACATATTAACAGTAAATGGGGCAGatttaatattataataataataataatctttatttatatagcaccgacatattccgcagcactttacaattcATGGGTTCATGtataaacagtcataaataacatagtaacagaCAAGTCCATAATTAGAACAAGagaaatgagggccctgctcgcaagagcttacaatctatgatgtGAATATGTGTCATTTTCTTGGTGCATTTTGTGGCGTGTGCTGTGGGGATGGGAGACACCCCACACGTATCGCCATCCAGCAGCTTCTTCAGGGGCCTAATAAATTTATCTAACATTAAGACTGTGATCtgttattagtaaatctgccctgtGATGAGCTAATGGAGAGTGTAGTGACTCAGAGGAACACTACTAAAGGTCAATTGTTCACCAAAAGTAATATGTTGTGATGTAATGCGAAAAACACTTGTCTATTTATGCAGTTTGTATCCCAAATGGTTGTGTACGGACAAGAAACAGTTAACATTGGTAGCGTTAGCCTAGTCTTCTGGGTGATGGGCTGGTCTCACACCCTTGCTAGCAGAGGGTCTTAGCTTAGCACAGCTAGAAGAAAGTGAGGCCGGACGAAGCGGCACGcttcaggggaggccggcatgagaggttttgtgagcaagggtcagggaaggtaagggttaagtggatgagtgcaggaaaaggggggaggagctagaaaggggcggggagcggcaggctgaagtagtggtgaggcaggtcagcgcccgccattttaggagcagagagccagcaTCTGGCAGAGAGCCAACATCTTCTGAACTGCAGCATCGGATTCAGCAATGGCAGAAGCAGTGGAGGTGATGCTGCGGCGCTTGAGGGAAGCGGCGGACACCAGGGGCAGCGACTGGCTGGAGCAGCAGGTGACCGCATTGCTAGGGGGGGCGGAGGTGGGTACGTCTAGCCCTACTCCAGCAGCTacacggccgcggcgggtacggccgccggcgcgcctgagccctgatttacccccccgggtccggcgccgtgtcaggagccccacaagggaccctccacgccgggAGCATTCTAAGGCTACTGCGgcctcccggcgtgggaggaatccatatGTCCGGCGGGACCCTCCAGAGGCTGTGGGGCCTCCCCCTCAGCCCATCGCGCCAGCAACAGGGGAGTCAGGACCTGGTTCTGCAGGATCCCCTCCTGTCCCCAGGAGTCGGAGGCCTGCTCAGCGTGGGAGAGGtagtggcagcagaggcagcagcggGGCTGCGCGGTCGGCCAGGGCGGCCCGGCGCAGGCCCTTACAGGATGAGCCCCTTTCAGTGGCACACGAGGCTGCGCCTGTAGGTGCCAGGGACGGGCGCAGGCCTTGCCATGATGCGCTtcttacagaggaggaggacgaggctgTTCTGGACGGCTCCCCGCCCCAGAGCAGGCCTTTTGGGCATGAAGACAGGCGTGCAGATGCTtatatggaggacagggagttgcGCAGGCCATTTCCTGAGGGCGGACAGTTCGCTACTGGTCCTGACACCGTTGAGGACAGAGGGCGTCCCGGAGCCATCCCTAACGCACCCAGCAGTGATCCGGCTGGGGTGCTGCCGGCGAACAGCGCAAGTACCCATCAAAGGAACGTCGTGGATCCAGGAGTCGTCCGTCAGGAATCAGGACCTGCGGCTGCCGGGTTCACAGCACCCGGGCAGCTAGGTGAGACATCACTGGGAACACTGTTATCTATATTTAATGTGGCGCCTGGGGCGGGGGGGAGCAATAGTGCTATTATCGGTGGTTTGGGGCGCTTGCTGTGTGGTTTAGCTGGGGTTAGTCAGGATAGGGGGGCAACGGGGGCTACCCCCTTAGCAGCGTGGGGGTTGGGGGCAGAAAATAGCAATGTACCGGCGACCGCTAACAATAGTAATGTAGCAGTGGCCAATAGCACGGGTGTAGCCGAATcagtgtcagtgcagacgcaggcgggaggTGAGGAGGATAGGCCCAGATTAGATGACGCCGCAAAAGGGGAGgtgtatgtttgctttgagggtccCCTGGGAGCGCATTTGAAAACGGAGGTGCGTGAGAAAATTTGGAAGGGAGAGTATAtagaaattttttcgctgcttccGTTGGAGCGGTTCAACCTTGATGTGGTAAAAAAGGATGGAGTAAGAAAGGAGGATGATGATAAGCGTCGCTATCGCCTTATCCCTAGGTCATTTAGTAATTGGCTACAGgcctttgctattttggcaagtgtgattggggagaagagTCCGGAATGCTGTTCCCCTTTATTTTGCTATCTGGATGCTATTGGGGAAGCCTATAGAGTGTATGGGGGTTCCGGGTGGTTAcggtatgacgagcagtttcgtcagaggaaagcggtccgtcctaatatgagatgggaccataaggacattgcgTTATGGATGAGGGTGACAGCGCCAGGTAGGAGTGGTCAGTCCTTTCGGAGTGAGTCAGGGGTTGGGGTACAGCAAGGTACAGGGACGCCCCCAGTTGGAAGAGGATactgcttccttttcaatgaggGAAGTTGCAAATTCGGCCAAAAATGCAAATTTAGGCATGAATGTTCcgtgtgtggcgggggccatggggctagcagatgttttagagggggtagacaaagggggggggatagTTTTGCAAAAGGGGCAGACCCCAGTGCGAGTGGAAAGGATGGTGGGGCATCTAAATAGATATCCGAACCAGGAGTTAGCTGAATTTTTGTATTCAGGGTTTAAGTTCGGTTTTCATATACCTTCACACCCGTTACCAGTCTTAGAGAAGCGGAAGAATTTGCGCTCGGCATTGCAGTTCCCGGACATAGTGACAGGAAAGTTAGCTAAAGAGGTTTCCCTAGGGAGGATGGATGGTCCGTTTGTTACATCACCCATCAGTAACTTGCGAGTTTCCCCCTTGGGTTTGAtccctaagaaggagcctaataAATTTAGGCTCATCCACCATTTATCATTCCCtaagggtgcgtcggtcaatgagggcatTGACCCGGAACTTTGTTCTGTGGTTTATGcctcctttgatgcggctgtggagtGGGTAAGGAAGCTGGGTCCGGGTACCCTGTTGGCAAAATGTGACATTGAAGCGGCATTTCGGTTGTTGCCAGTTCACCCGGATAGTTTGTATTTACTGGGTTGTTTTTGGAATGGCgcttattttgtggataggtgtttgccaatgggctgttcaatatcgtgtgcatattttgagcgtttcagttcttttctggagtgGGTGGTGGTTCAGGAATCAGGTTGTCACTCTgtcattcattatttggatgatttcctgTGTTTGGGGCCGGGGGGATCCAGGGTTTGTTCGTTGTTGTTATCCACATTACAGTCTGTTTTTGAGTGTTTTGGAGTCCCGTTAGCggtggacaaaacggtggggccgGCTACTGAGCTAAGTTTTTTGGGTATTGTCATAGATACAcagcggatggagtgtaggctaccAGTAGACAAAGTGTCAGATTTAAGAACAGAGGTGGCGGCGGCATTGACAGCAAAAAAGATTCGTCTGCGGGACCTGCAGTCTTTGTTGGGCAAATTAAATTTTGCATGCAGAATCCTACCTATGGGCCGCATTTTTAGTAGGAGGTTGGCTTCGGCGACAGGAGGGGTGGTGTCTCCCCACCATTTTATTAGACTAGGCAGGGAGTTGAAAGGGGATTTGAAAGTTTGGGATTCCTTTTTAAAACAGTTTAATGGCAGAGCATTAGTTATGGGGGGGGTGGTTGATGCGTTTGATTTCGAATTGTTTACGGATGCTGCGGGTGGAGCGGGTTTTGGGGCGTACTGTgaagggcagtggtgtgcgggtcggTGGCCTGAGTCCTGGGTACGAAAAGGGTGGGTAAAAAACGTGGCATTGTTGGAACTCTTCCCCATTGTGTTGGCAGTCACGCTCTGGGGGGAGAAGTTTCGGCACAAGAAGGTTCGTttccattgtgacaacttgggagTTGTGCAAGCCATCAACAGGGTAACGGCTTCTTCCCCCCCAGTTATTTGCCTATTGCAGCAGTTGGTTCTCCGGTGTTTGTCCCTTAATGCTTGGGTGTTTGCGGTGCATGTGCCTGGTTCCTCTAACTGTATAGCTGACgcactttctcgttttcagtgggagcggtttcgccAGCTGGCCCCGGAGGCGAGTCAGGTCGGATTGGTGTGTCCAGAGTCGTTGTGGGAGATCCTGGAGGTACCGTAGCTTGTCTGTTGCAGGCATCATTGAGTGAAGGCACGTGGAGGATGTACGATAGGGCTTGgagtaggtggcagcagtggtgtaATGACCTAGGGGTCGAGGTACTGGACGGGGAAATTCCGTTGTTACTGTTCATTGGCCACGTGAAGGATCAAGGTTGGTCGGTTGCCAAGATCAATGGTTGCATGGCAGGCTTGGCTTTCGGATTCAAGTTGCGGAATTCCCCGGACATTACTAAGTCCTTTTTGGTCCGACAAATTTTGAAGGGTTATAGAAGGTTTCAGCGTGTCAAAGATTCCCGCCTACCGGTGTCCTTTTCGTTATTGTTACAGTTAGGGGAGCAGGTAGCTGGAGTGTGTCGCTCGGCTTGGGAGGTGAGCTTATTTAGACTAGCCTTTGCTCTGGCTTTTTTCGGAGCCTTTCGTTTAGGGGAGTTAGTGTGTGCAAGTGTGCAGCGGGAAGGGGGTCTGAGGAGTGAGGATGTAACGTTATATGACGACAGGGTGCTGATTTATCTGAGATTTtcaaagacggatcaggaggggAGGGGTCATTTAGTCTCATTGTTTGAGGTGCCAGGATGTCTATTGTGTCCAGTACGGTGTTTGCGGGATTTTCAAGGAAGGGCAGGGGTCGCGGCAGGACCGATTCTCAGACACGAGGATGGCTCCTTTTTATCACGATTTCAATTTATAGCGGTATTCAAGAAATGTTTGCGTAATCTAGGAATGGACTCTGGCAagtttacgggtcattccttcaggataGGTGCTGCCACGGAGGCTGCTCGCTTGGGGGTGCGAGATGAAGTGATTAAGCGTATTGGGAGGTGGGAGTCGGAGCGTTTTCGGCTGTATGTGCGTTTAGGGGCAGTTTAAGGCTGTGTCTAACCATGTTTGTCTCGTTCTTTTTTCAGGTGATGCCCCGTTATTAGTTTGGATCCTGGGCCATTCGTTCGTGTTCTGGGGGGCATTACGAGCGGATGTTCGGCAGAATGGGCGGCAGCTGGGGTTTGATCGGGGGACAGCCATAGTAAGATGGATCGGACGCAGAGGTATGGTGTGGGGTAATGTTTTGCAGGAGGTTCATCGGCAAGCCAGGTTAGATAGAGTCCCAGATATCTTGGTGTTGCATGTTGGGGGAAATGACCTAGGGGTCCGACCTTGCAGAGAGTTGATCAGGGATATACGTTTTGAATTTTTGCGTTTGTGGTCCCTCTTCCCGTCAGTTGTCACTGGGTGGTCGGACATTGTCCCCAGGAAGGTCTGGAGGGAGGCGAGATCGGTTGAAAGGCTGAATAAGGCTAGGATTAAGCTGAACAGGGTGATTGGGCGGTTCTGTGCCAAACATGGGGCGGTGGTGGTGAGGCACCccgagttggaagcaggaacaGGAGGCTTTTGGAGACAGGATGGAGTCCACCTCAATGCGGTGGGCATTGATTTGTGGTCACTGGACTTGCAGGGAGGTATTGAAACAGCCCTCCGGGTGTGGCGGAACGCGCGAGCTTAAGGGctgtcaagctgcgcgttgttggcggggggaggtcatagaagctggggctactggatggtaacggtgaatgagagggcctcaatggtggggctggactctcagagttggggcacctggttggcttggtatggcgtccgtcagttggtgtccccgagcttgtggtacgcggctgggggcaagatggaattgccgtggtggtttgtggtcgtttaaggtgcagttaggcggcttctaggaccccccctcgtcagttagacatgtatatatttatatatatatgtcattgttatatcaagtgttatgtttattcatgttatttatattatttaataaaagacggctgctgtggccgatttaatccaaacagtggctgtgtgtggttattgggagaggaaatggggaaggttagttagctaaatgatggggtagtggacccgagcgtagccaataaccctactcaagtgaggccggacgaagcggcacgcttcaggggaggccggcatgagaggttttgtgagcaagggtcagggaaggtaagggttaagtggatgagtgcaggaaaaggggggaggagctagaaaggggcggggagcggcaggctgaagtagtggtgaggcaggtcagcgcccgccattttaggagcagagagccagcatctccctccctccctcccgtaGTGTGTACTTGGATGTTTCAGGGCGGCAACGGTATATTATAGAGGggatgcatataaaaaaaaaaaaaaaaaaaatgtgtattttataaacaaataaatgtattaaaaaaaaaaaaaaatggacaagggGTGGTGGACGGAGTGTGTCTttaagtgttgcgtttgtcgcagcagtcgtggcggggggaggtcatagaagctggggctactggatggtaacggtgaatgagagggcctcaatggtggggctggactctcagagttggggcacctggttggcttggtatggcgtccgtcagttggtgtccccgagcttgtggtacgcggctgggggcaagatggaattgccgtggtggtttgtggtcgtttaaggtgcagttaggcggcttctaggaccccccctcgtcagttagacatgtatatatttatatatatatgtcattgttatatcaagtgttatgtttattcatgttatttatattatttaataaaagacggctgctgtggccgatttaatccaaacagtggctgtgtgtggttattgggagaggaaatggggaaggttagttagctaaatgatggggtagtggacccgagcgtagccaataaccctactcaagATCTACATGTGTGAGCTCCTGCCATGTAGGCCCAAAGAGAAGCCTCATCCAGGAAACACCATTCCCAAGACTGAAAAGCTGCCAACTCAATTGAGAGGCTTGACCTGAGGGAAAGAGAACTGACATTTATAGAAGGTTTAGAACGGTCAAGGCTGTGCAGGATTCAGACAGCAAGGTACCGCACCTTTATGGCAataagactttactgcttgtggaaaGGGTGTTTTGCTTCGGTGCCCATCACACTTTGAGGTGGATTGGCTATCCGAATCTAAGATCTGCACCCTGCAACTGGTAACTGCATAAATAGTTAATGGGAATTGTACTCCTGTGGTAATTTGGGAAGATTTTACAGGGagtattactactaccaccatcattgcTGTCTATACATAGCTATTGAGGCTACAATGTAATATATTTTGGAACTGTGCCTATTGCCTCTAtttgtactactactactaccaccatcatcaATTCAGTAAAGACAGACTTTATGATAATCAATGGGCCTGGTCGTTAAATTCACCATCCATCTGCCGTCCACTACATTTGCCCTCCTGTCTTGCACCCATCTACCTAACATCAAGAGCACCCAACTAACAGAAGACAGGAGCTCCAATAAcagggtgtgccccgagggaagaaagggtgtaccCTCCATTTACTGAACAGCCTCATGCAGTGTTTGAGTGAGGACAGCCACCGTGAAACACTACAACTCATATCAACATCAGACTGAACCACCagggtaccagaggatcctctagtGGGCCCTGTCTCTGGTATTATAGTGGGTCCCAAAGGTCCAGGAAAAAAAACTTTGGAGTTGCCTTTGGAGTAAGTAACTTGCCAATAGTGTCTATTTCTTTAGACTTTGATTATATGGGGTTTGGGCCCTCGGGAACAATTTCCTCCGGTGggtccaaggaaccccagtccggcCCCGACTTCTATCATGCCACAACTATTGCTCCTCTCCTTCCAGCTCTCCCCCTACGTATTGCTGCAagagcacaatgttcttgcatggTTGCCCCCTGCCATCTGTACCAGCATCTACAATGGCACGCTCAGGAATTGCTAAGTATGCAGATCATGTATGTATTAAGTAAGGTGGCTCCAACCCAAAGCTTCACATAAAACAATGAACCATTCCTCCTCCCCCCAAAACATCAGCTACAAAGAGCCAGGGACGTTCCTGGAAAGCGCAAATCATCATAATGGCTCTCAGCTATTTGCCTTTCGATGTTGTTCTTTGTGAGCCGGATAATAGAAGTGTCTATATGAAATGTATTTATTGTGTAAGCTACTACAGGCCCCGCTGCTGGTGGCAGTCACGTCACAATGCAGAAGGCTGGAGCGTTTGCCCTGAAGTATGGGGAACAAAAGAACGATTACAGCGGATTACGCTGCAGATTACGGCTTTTCAACCGACACAACAAAAAGTTTATTCACCAGTTTAAAGATATCTGTTAtagcttgaaaaaaaaatataacatcttAATCTCACCAATTATATTTTACTCGTCAGCTTTAAGGATGATCTCCTTAAAGTCAGATGGATTAACCAAAAGAAAATATCTCAGCAAATTTCCAGCTCCCAAAGTCAAATTTGAAAACCGGATTGTTGTACCTGGTAATAATGTAAACAGTATTACGTCTGGAAGCCGGGGTAGGGATACGTGGGGCGAGCGGTCCTGCTGGCTTTTGTGTTACGTAGTGCTGACTCCGACACTCAGCACTTTACAATATGAGCCAGCATGCCGCGCGGCACTAAAACCTGGATTATATCTGCAAACAAAACTGGGGCGATGAGATGGGCGCCGGGGGCGGACAATGTCTGCCCACAGAGGGTGGATTAAAATGCAAATGTGCAAGTGGATAATATGGTCTTCATTGTATAGAAGAGGGAGAGCGAGCTATGACCATGTatagtgcagctcccttagaaaGAATGCTTGACTTTATACGTCCCTTCCTATAATGCAGATGGCAATTACAGGCCTGCTATTATACGGGGAAGGGAAATGACACCAGTCACTAATACAGCACCACTAAAATTCAATA
The sequence above is drawn from the Bufo bufo chromosome 11, aBufBuf1.1, whole genome shotgun sequence genome and encodes:
- the LOC120981670 gene encoding uncharacterized protein LOC120981670 isoform X1, which encodes MREVANSAKNANLGMNVPCVAGAMGLADVLEGVDKGGGIVLQKGQTPVRVERMVGHLNRYPNQELAEFLYSGFKFGFHIPSHPLPVLEKRKNLRSALQFPDIVTGKLAKEVSLGRMDGPFVTSPISNLRVSPLGLIPKKEPNKFRLIHHLSFPKGASVNEGIDPELCSVVYASFDAAVEWVRKLGPGTLLAKCDIEAAFRLLPVHPDSLYLLGCFWNGAYFVDRCLPMGCSISCAYFERFSSFLEWVVVQESGCHSVIHYLDDFLCLGPGGSRVCSLLLSTLQSVFECFGVPLAVDKTVGPATELSFLGIVIDTQRMECRLPVDKVSDLRTEVAAALTAKKIRLRDLQSLLGKLNFACRILPMGRIFSRRLASATGGVVSPHHFIRLGRELKGDLKVWDSFLKQFNGRALVMGGVVDAFDFELFTDAAGGAGFGAYCEGQWCAGRWPESWVRKGWVKNVALLELFPIVLAVTLWGEKFRHKKVRFHCDNLGVVQAINRVTASSPPVICLLQQLVLRCLSLNAWVFAVHVPGSSNCIADALSRFQWERFRQLAPEASQVGLVCPESLWEILEVMPRY
- the LOC120981670 gene encoding translation initiation factor IF-2-like isoform X2, translating into MAEAVEVMLRRLREAADTRGSDWLEQQVTALLGGAEVGTSSPTPAATRPRRVRPPARLSPDLPPRVRRRVRSPTRDPPRREHSKATAASRRGRNPYVRRDPPEAVGPPPQPIAPATGESGPGSAGSPPVPRSRRPAQRGRGSGSRGSSGAARSARAARRRPLQDEPLSVAHEAAPVGARDGRRPCHDALLTEEEDEAVLDGSPPQSRPFGHEDRRADAYMEDRELRRPFPEGGQFATGPDTVEDRGRPGAIPNAPSSDPAGVLPANSASTHQRNVVDPGVVRQESGPAAAGFTAPGQLVGAVSPAGPGGESGRIGVSRVVVGDPGGDAPLLVWILGHSFVFWGALRADVRQNGRQLGFDRGTAIVRWIGRRGMVWGNVLQEVHRQARLDRVPDILVLHVGGNDLGVRPCRELIRDIRFEFLRLWSLFPSVVTGWSDIVPRKVWREARSVERLNKARIKLNRVIGRFCAKHGAVVVRHPELEAGTGGFWRQDGVHLNAVGIDLWSLDLQGGIETALRVWRNARA
- the LOC120981670 gene encoding uncharacterized protein LOC120981670 isoform X3 yields the protein MAEAVEVMLRRLREAADTRGSDWLEQQVTALLGGAEVGTSSPTPAATRPRRVRPPARLSPDLPPRVRRRVRSPTRDPPRREHSKATAASRRGRNPYVRRDPPEAVGPPPQPIAPATGESGPGSAGSPPVPRSRRPAQRGRGSGSRGSSGAARSARAARRRPLQDEPLSVAHEAAPVGARDGRRPCHDALLTEEEDEAVLDGSPPQSRPFGHEDRRADAYMEDRELRRPFPEGGQFATGPDTVEDRGRPGAIPNAPSSDPAGVLPANSASTHQRNVVDPGVVRQESGPAAAGFTAPGQLGDAPLLVWILGHSFVFWGALRADVRQNGRQLGFDRGTAIVRWIGRRGMVWGNVLQEVHRQARLDRVPDILVLHVGGNDLGVRPCRELIRDIRFEFLRLWSLFPSVVTGWSDIVPRKVWREARSVERLNKARIKLNRVIGRFCAKHGAVVVRHPELEAGTGGFWRQDGVHLNAVGIDLWSLDLQGGIETALRVWRNARA